AGCCAAGAAATCCTCTATGCTCCCAGGCTCTCCAAACCACCCAAGCCGATCCGCTATCAGGTGTAGATTATTGCAACCGCCACACCTGACCACAACTACACCTTTCTCATACGATTCACGACAAGCCGTCTTCACCGATCTCGTTTCACAGACCTTGCAAGTAAAGACCAGGGCAAGATCATGCCTTGAAGAGGTTTTCAAGTTGGATATGGCAGAGTACTTGACTTCAGAATTGTCATTGCCCTTCAGTTCATTTGGAAGGGAATTGTTCGGCTTCCTTTCACTGACTTCTTGGTTTTTCAAGTCCTCATTGGCCTCTGCTTGAGTCTTCAAGCCTCTTTCATAAAGATTGTATCTACTGAACAATGCATTAGCGGAAGGAAGAATACGTTGTGAGGCTTCTGCAATGGGAAAGTGGTGTAAGTAGCAGCAACAGCAGAAGTAAGTAAGAACATCAACAATGATGGCTGCATTCAAGGATGATCTGAGACAATATTAATCTAGTGTGCAAAAGCTTGCAGATGCAGATTGATTAAGAATGCATTCGAAAATATCAGGCAATGGAGAATGACACTGGGTGGTGGGTGGCTGGATAAAGGATAAAGGATATGCAGATCAATAGGGGATGCCTGACGTTCACATCCATTGCAGGTTAATCCAATCAGAAAGTTATAAGAGAAGATCTAAAAAAGAGCTTATCATATGTCCttgtaaaaatgaaattttcctcTACATATTATGGTTCGTACATCCACCGCCAATCTGTGACCTCTCAACTGTGAGATATCCATTTGATTCccaaagcaattaaataattcgaTACCGCTCATCTTGACAGGTTACCAGGTACAAATCCCTAATGTAGATCTCCATAGCAGCATCTCTTCTACTGGCTTGCATCAAGTAAGAGTAAGAGATTTCTGATCAATACAGTCTATTCATCTAGTCTTCTCAACAGGCATACGTGCCACAACTCAAGAATATTGCATATTCAAGAAGCTGTCCTCCTCTCCATCAACAAACAGGTAGTCAGTTAGGGCTCTAATCTGATGGAACAGCATCACTAATCTTTTATCCTTCCGTGAAATGCTAAGTCTGTCTGGCTTTCAATCAATAAATTAGCTATGCCAAATCCTACCTCCCTCCTTCACTTATCCCAAAAGTAGGATCCTTCTTGATTCCCCTAACCCcgacaaaatttacataaacaaaacaaaacgattcaaagaaaaaaaaaaggggaaggacTTCCCAGCCATGTCCATGGGGCGACATCGCTGCCGCTTCGTTTTCCCACAATAACACTCTCAGTTCCCTCTCCTAGAAGCAAGCGAAGAGCTCAACGTGAACATCCTCTGGAAAACGACTCTCATCAATGCTCAGACGCGACCCTTCAGTTCCAAGGAAGAGATATAAACCCAGAACCAAGAACGGGACAAAAGCCACCGACTTTAAGCGATTCTCGCTTACCCATTTCCACAAACGGAACAAAGATCTAAGCCCATCGAAACCCAACCAAAAGATCAAATCGCGTGCGGGAAATGGAGAAGCGAAAACAAGCGCACGCATCCGGATCGTCGAGGAGAAAGAAGGGAATCGATGCACGACGGGCATTGCCGCGATTAGGGTTTTGTTCGTTCTTCCCGTTGCGTGTCCATGGGCGACGCACGGAGCGAGAGGGAGACTAACCAGCGGGAAGGAGATTCTGGGCACGATCAGCGGCGAACAGGGAGAGGATCCGCCTCTGCAGCATCTTCCCAGCACCAGCTGCCGCCATGGGAGAGCCGAGCTCGGCTTCTTCAACCGATTGATGGTGGGAATTTGGGAGGGGGGATAACCGAGTCTGGTTGAGTCGGCACGAGTCGGCTCGGCACGGCTCAATTGGCTACACGAGCTGGGTCAGGCGCGCGGATGATAatattctatttctctatttaaaaaaaaaaaattagataggcttagaataaaaattcatatcGTGAAGTaatatcatttttctatttttaagataagtttttaattcaaaaatagattttaaatagATATGTCGAGCATAAATTATCTTTAACCACATTCTCCTTGTGAGATTGAGCCTagttttgttttgaagtcacaCCTTACATTagcaatattatttttattcatttaatacTCTCGTGACTCATCCTAAGATATCTTATTATAGTGAATCCTATTAAACCATTTGTACCATACTTATTGAGGGTCATTTGAAGCATTTTTATTGGAACACACAAATCCTCCTACTTTTAGGcctaatgattaaaaaaatgatatttattcCTCCTCCTTAACAACTCTTGAGTACTACCTTGGCTGAATAAGTGAGTTTTCAAGCTTCAAAGTAAAAATCTCCGCTCCATTAACTTCCAACTACCAACCTTCTTCTTCGATCTTTCATTTCCAAATCTCGTGAGTAAAAGTAGTAAAGGTTCCACACTTGTGTTATCAAAGCTTTTGTCTTAAATCTTTCAAGTGTGGACGAGGTGACTAAAACtttaaggctgcgtttggtagtcCGGATTTGAGTCTGGATAGaataatttgttatcctatccAATATTTGGGAATGTCCACCGGATCGGACAAACCCGGATACATCCGGATAAAACGCCGGATAAAAAATCCGAGGGAGGGAGTGGGATAAGCCCGGATtagataagaattttttttttaaggaaagaaagaacttaacaaaGAGAGAAGATATAATAAGCATTTACGTTAAATGGATGCCTCAATCTCTCCGATTAATTGTCAGccctcttcttccacttcttctcccaTCTTTGCATCTCGCCgttttcaatggtggccacaattcctagatctagggcTTTTCCATggcatttaattaattgaattttctattttataattttataatttaattgaatatcatatttattttttaatcttatcctgAAGTGCGccaaacacttgataggattaTATATGTCCACCTTTATTATCCAGAAGATTTAATATCCTACTTTATCCTATTCTATCCCGATTATTATCccgacgaccaaacgtagcctaagtTATTGAGTCGTTTTCAAGGTAAGTGACACCCTAAAGACTAAGTAAAATGAACTACTTAGTACTCTTGACTTGATTGTTTGATGGTTGTCAATTTTAGTTTGAACTTGATATTAGGTTTGAGAAAGTTACGATGATTTCACGTTGAATCTTTGTGTTCATATGATTTGACTCAATGAATTTTTATATGCCGAGGTTTTTATTAATTGACTTTCATGAGATCCGAAAGTATAAAAAGTGGCGAGGGAGAGATTTTAGATCGACGTTGCCTACCTGGGTTTTTCCATAAATCATTGAAGAACATTCCTGAATAAGAACTCAGAAATCTTTCATGCCCTCTTGGTGCCTGCTCCAGTGCGCAAAGGGGCTTGCAAACAGAATTCGTTGGATCCTTGCTTGAGAATCCGCTCTTAGCTGTTGTATACATGAATGCAAGAAATGTTATTTCTTGATCGAAATGAAAATCCCCACCTACTGGTTCTCAATCTTATTAAGCATTAACAAATGGGATAGATTGGCAGTTAAAACATTGGTATAGGCCCCACTTTTTCCTTACTCCACTCAATCGGGACAAAGAGCATGTACTAGTAATTAACCTACTTACCGCCTTGCTAATTCGAAAGAACTCCGCGACAAGAACTTTGGGGAAAGAAGGGAAGGATTGATTGCCCCAGAAAGACTAGAGTACAATGTAACAAAAGTAGGACTATCCCAGCGGACTCGATTGACAGGCATAGTTTTTGTAGCTACTTTATCTGCTTGAAGTCGTGTAAACCAAAAATGAATTAACACATATGGAGCAAGACCTACTCCTTCCCATTCTCTTATAGGGATGATAGTCGAAGGAGCCTCCTTTATAACAGGTACCTTTTCCTTAATTTGGGGGGGAATGACGACCCCCTCCATAGGGCGTCAATTCTAGACGCCCAATTCATCGTCGAGCGCCATGTGGAGGTGACATTGGTCCTAGGATAACTTTCTTAGGGACTCCATTCTTAAAAAGTGATATTCTTGTAATTTGGCTAAGTAATCGGTTCGCTTCTTAATCGTTATTGATTATTTCGGTTTTCAATGTTCATGTTGAGTTGTTGATGTTTACATTAGGTTATCGATTGCTACTTGTTGATTATTTGGATTGTTGAGGTTTACAATGGCGATTTTCTAAGAACTTTATCATTACTTGCatgagaaatggaaaaaaggTAAGTTACTATTTTTATATGCGatgcacaaaaaaagaaacagtgATTATAGTTTGGAAATGATTTGCATAAGATGATATCATGTATAGAATGTTGATTCTTTAGCAACTATgcaaagaataataaataaatattattatgtgATTATATATGGAAATCATTATACTATGTTTTGTTGCCCACATAGTGGCGGGGGTGATGCCCCGGAGTTGGGATGCCATGAAGAGTCGGTATGCCTCAAGAGTGTTTGGGATGCCTCAAAGTTGAAATACCCCTGAGTTGGGATGTCCGAGGGCTATTAGGAATGCCTTGGAGTGGAAATGTCTTGATACTGAGATATCTCGGGAGTCGagatgaaatgaaatgagatgAGATTATTGATATGATGTATGATCATGTGCATACATGACTCTTAATGTACTAATCGATGATAATTATGCATCACAGCGTGTTGTGTTATTTATTTGCATTCAATTGAATAATCTCATGTGCTATTATTCATGGTTTCCATCAAACATAACATGCTAAATAAGCAAgtgcatttatttattcaattaattatCATAGTTAATTTGTATGTAAATGAATTGTTGTGCTTTGCATGTAAGGGTTGAGTAGTAAGATAATCTCCTACCTTAGAGTTATGGATTTCATTAATTGGGCTTCAgctcacttttttattttttagatatgTAGAATGGATCTCCTACCGCGACTGCTTTTTGGAGCTCCTATCCATTATGACCATGTTTTTGAAGATGTGCTTGTATACCTCTACCATATGGGTCAATGTAGGACTTTTAGAAGGGATTCCCCGTCAATTTGTCTTGTCAAAACTTGAATATCAACGATGAGTTGGACTGTTAAGGGGTTTCAACGGCGGCAGCAATACATGGATGGGCGAAGTTGTCAATTTATATTAGATAGCTTGACTCTTGTATAAGCAGCATCTTTGGTGCAGGAGAGCTATGTTGAAGCTAGGTGACCCTCATCCTTCCTAGGAGTTATGTACTATGTGTTTTGCTTGAACGTCACGTTATAATATTGTTGTTAACATAAAGAAGGTGTATATACATTTTATTAAACTCGTATAATTGTTTGATATAGGATATTATGAATGCTTTAATGTGTTTCCGCATCTCATAATAAATAtttgagtttaaaaaaaaaaacaagtattaCGCATGACGTATCAAGGGTGTCACATCAAGCGATCTTTGTAAGATTTCGATAAAGATcatatcaaatcaaacaaaacattttcataaagaGATGATATTAAACCGAGAACAAAGTCAAGCTTGGGAAGCATTTTTGATATGATGGACAAAAATGATGCTGCAAAGCTAACATAAATTCTAACAAAATCAACTTAATCAAAAGTTTCAGCGACATGGCCTCCTGTATAAATTATCAAATGGTTTTGACTTTTTTCATCTAATATCTCTATTTTTACTAGCCTAGTGTCGCTGTAGTgctatttatcaaaagaaagtGTATATATTAGACGACGAACATTCGAGTAGTAAAAGGGTTAGCTTGAACCGGAGTGTTTTTATTTAAGATGAAATTGGGACAGGAATTACATTTTGTTGATGTGGTCTTTTTAGAatggtttttttaaaaataaaattgaaagctAAGAAAGcataattttactttttcctaTGCGAAATTTGAGTAGTAATGATGACGtgaatttttgcaattatgATTACAATTGACtcattatcttttcatttcaaagaGGAAAGTATGTAATGAGTGATATTCTTTAATTTATAGGGATCTCCTAGCTAGATAATTATCAAGGTAAAAAATGACTGATATAATGGGAAACCCGTCACATATTAACCTATTTGagttctttaattgttttttaatagttaaaaaaGAACTCTAGCTTTAATTATCATAACTACATCTTTCacctttttaattatatatcatATAATATTTCGATATCTTGTTTAACTAAAGTTCAACCACAATTTATGGGAGAGGTTTCGCGAATGGTAATTCGAGCAACatctaaataataaaagaagtatGATTAATTATCAATTGCGTTTAATATATTATCAAGAAAACTGGTATTGCCAGTACAAATTTTGTTAGGTTGGCTCATGTACACTTTCTTTCTATCAAAACAAGATTTCAAAAAGACAAAGATGTATGTGACATTCTATAGACAAATCATTTGATATTTAATAACAACAAAGATCATTAAACTTTGTTGCTACCCGTATAAAACGAATATCTTAGTAATGTTATTCACAGTAGCTTATAGAACAAAAGTAATTCTTTTAACAtcaggaaaaaaatataataaaaaaactctAGCCGGCAATATCATATAGTATGAAACTCCAAAGATTATCTCCAGATGAAGAAAAGGacacaaagtaaaaaaataaggagAGAAAGTAAATAAGATGCAGGGCACCTTGAATTATTAATATTACCTTTGCTGTTGAAAATGCAGTTTGCCAAACAATTTGTTGACTTGATCTTGTCCACCGATATAATATAAagtaagggtgagcatggtccggatTGGGTCGGTCCACCCCATAACATTAGAACTAACTCGCACAGTgctggttctcaattttttttaatcgaggaccgacccta
This Eucalyptus grandis isolate ANBG69807.140 chromosome 7, ASM1654582v1, whole genome shotgun sequence DNA region includes the following protein-coding sequences:
- the LOC104454234 gene encoding DNL-type zinc finger protein, which produces MAAAGAGKMLQRRILSLFAADRAQNLLPAEASQRILPSANALFSRYNLYERGLKTQAEANEDLKNQEVSERKPNNSLPNELKGNDNSEVKYSAISNLKTSSRHDLALVFTCKVCETRSVKTACRESYEKGVVVVRCGGCNNLHLIADRLGWFGEPGSIEDFLAAQGEEVRKGSVDTLNLTLEDLAGTRN